One window of Dermacentor albipictus isolate Rhodes 1998 colony chromosome 9, USDA_Dalb.pri_finalv2, whole genome shotgun sequence genomic DNA carries:
- the LOC139049702 gene encoding F-box only protein 30-like: MATVEEGDPIHPHCLNCVNVAKCSARLEKRTSCQIVHCKLECGASFHACKCQEHQLLCPNVKVPCANAVNGCPVWLLRSQLGTHLQHCPASLVYCTAEWNRWGWLRNATGDRQCVDRSGKLQLDYALAMRDLRSLRDGSHRGKLNKEGSKDDAMPVAAAPRGLGTTGNAWCLYNGGNCTNSSDGVDSHATGRLNGYVNHVCETSCVKAREEEKTNRGDVDFRLMRAAGACFAAKHGVGLNVELCVEFLTRYQLKPDKVYTFSCCQVFRRDEYAWHYQNVHRDIHCGLNGWLEHRCPLAQYGCSFSRRMFHPSPSGSQLVYSEVLESFGLAFPSVGKEAKQNGEGDADKGCSNNPSNTSATNSKVLENCGLAFPSAVEEAKPNVKADADKGAQSCLPNGHSHTNGTCGESGDGVISSALAFLDSPPLDGESGDAASSSGQAFLDFPFEVLQHIAGFLDAFSLNNFSLVSKRLRDVSCSLLKSRGMVVLRWEKHGKLTWRVHSKSWYFSNGFSPISKWVFSDEEHMSSHLKQCEYFDRNIKTMPTAVCFGFRNSRGPKTLVHLAMKAPPT, from the exons ATGGCAACGGTGGAGGAAGGCGATCCCATACATCCTCATTGCCTGAACTGCGTGAACGTTGCCAAATGTTCGGCGCGCCTGGAGAAAAGGACGAGCTGCCAGATCGTGCACTGCAAGCTCGAATGCGGCGCCAGCTTCCACGCGTGCaaatgccaggagcatcagcTGCTCTGTCCCAATGTCAAG GTGCCATGTGCCAACGCTGTCAACGGCTGCCCGGTGTGGCTACTCCGAAGCCAGCTGGGTACCCATCTGCAGCACTGCCCTGCGAGCCTTGTGTACTGCACAGCCGAATGGAACAGGTGGGGTTGGCTTCGCAATGCAACTGGCGATCGGCAGTGCGTCGATCGGTCGGGAAAGCTCCAGCTGGACTATGCCTTGGCCATGCGAGACCTGCGGTCTCTGAGGGACGGCAGCCATCGTGGGAAGCTAAACAAAGAGGGCAGCAAGGACGATGCAATGCCAGTGGCTGCAGCACCT AGGGGCCTTGGGACCACAGGCAATGCCTGGTGCTTGTACAACGGTGGCAACTGCACTAACAGCAGCGACGGCGTAGATAGTCATGCCACCGGTAGGTTGAATGGGTATGTGAACCACGTGTGCGAGACATCCTGCGTCAAGGCCAGGGAGGAGGAGAAGACAAATCGCGGTGATGTGGACTTCAGGCTCATGCGAGCAGCTGGTGCGTGCTTTGCGGCGAAGCACGGTGTTGGCCTGAATGTTGAACTGTGCGTCGAGTTCCTGACGCGGTACCAGCTGAAGCCGGACAAGGTCTACACGTTTTCTTGCTGCCAG GTCTTTCGTCGCGATGAATATGCCTGGCATTATCAGAATGTCCACAGGGACATACACTGTGGCCTCAATGGCTGGCTTGAGCACAGATGTCCGTTGGCCCAATATGGCTGCAGCTTCTCAAGGCGAATGTTTCATCCTTCTCCGTCCGGATCTCAACTCGTCTACAGTGAGGTACTGGAGAGCTTTGGACTTGCTTTTCCATCAGTGGGGAAGGAAGCAAAGCAAAATGGAGAGGGTGATGCAGATAAAGG GTGCTCCAACAATCCAAGCAACACATCAGCCACTAACAGTAAAGTGCTGGAGAACTGTGGACTTGCCTTCCCATCAGCTGTGGAGGAAGCCAAGCCTAATGTAAAGGCTGATGCAGATAAAGG GGCACAATCTTGCCTACCCAACGGGCACTCTCATACCAATGGCACTTGCGGTGAATCTGGTGATGGCGTGATATCGAGTGCCCTAGCATTCTTGGACTCCCCTCCTCTTGATGGGGAATCTGGTGATGCCGCGTCATCCAGTGGCCAAGCATTCTTAGACTTCCCTTTTGAA GTTCTGCAGCACATAGCTGGCTTTCTGGATGCTTTCAGCCTAAATAACTTCTCTCTCGTCTCTAAACGTCTAAGGGACGTCTCGTGTTCACTCCTGAAGAGCCGCGGAATGGTGGTGCTGAGATGGGAAAAGCATGGAAAACTTACCTGGAGAGTCCATTCAAAG AGCTGGTACTTCAGCAATGGATTCAGTCCAATCAGTAAGTGGGTGTTCTCGGATGAAGAGCACATGTCCAGTCACCTGAAGCAATGCGAGTACTTTGACCGCAACATCAAGACGATGCCTACGGCTGTATGCTTCGGCTTCAGAAACTCTCGAGGCCCCAAGACGCTAGTTCACTTGGCTATGAAAGCTCCACCGACTTGA